TTGGCCGATGATTTCTGCACCGACAACTTCTGTAGTGATTGATCCAGATTCACGAATCCATTTAGCAGATTTACAAACGGCAGCAACGATAGAAGTTTCCTCTACCGCCATAGGAATAATAAAATCTTTGCCGTCGATGCGGAAGTTCGTCGCTACACCTAGAGGAAGTTGGAAATAACCAATCACGTTTTCGATGAACTTTTCACCTAAGGAAGTATCACGAAGTCCACCTTTAGCGATGTACTCCATATCGGTGTCGTTAAGAGCGCCGACTTCCATCAGGGCTTTCAATCTTTCTTCACGAGAAAGTTTAGAGAAACCTTTAAAGATATCTTGAAGCTGTTTGGTCATGACATCACCCACTTCGTTTGAAGGTCTTTAAGTGTTTTAGAACCCGTACAAAACATCGCAATCTTAAGCTCGAGTTCTAATTTTTGCAGCAGATTTTCTAAAGCTTCATCTCCTGCCAAAGCCGCTTCCAGGAATGGTTTTGCGATCCCCACCTGGCTTGCACCCAAAGCGCAAAGTTTAGCGACTTCTAAACCATTTCTTACCCCACCTGAAGCCCAAAGTTGATAATTAACTTGGGCTTCTTTGGCATTAAGCATGGATTGTAAAGTGCTTACACCCCAATTAGAAAAAGTTTGGGCTACCTTATAAAGTAAATCTGATTCTTCAGAACGGTACCCTTCGACACGGCCCCAGTGAGTTCCACCTTTGCCACTCACGTCGACTGCGAAAACTCCAGCATCTTGCAGACGCTTTAAAGTCAGAGTTGAAAAACCACACCCGACTTCTTTTACGATCACTGGAATTTGTACGGTTTTAACTAGATTTTCAATCGCCTGAAGACCTTTGCGGAAATCACGATCACCCTCGGGCTGCAAAGCTTCTTGCAAAGGATTTAAGTGAACGAACAAACCCACGGCTTCCGTGGATTCAATGAGGCGTTGAACTTTATCAATGGGAGTATGAATAAGCTGAGCGATTCCAATATTGCCGATGAGTTTTGCGTTCGGCGCTTGTTTGCGCACGGCCATCCACTCTTCAGCGGCATTGGAATCTTCCAGTTCACGACGTTGCGACCCCACCCCCATTAAAATTTGGTGGCGATCACTGAGTCTTGCGAGAGCTTGATTGATTTCACGGCCTTTTTCGTGTCCAGCCGTCATCGAGGAAATAAAGATCGGAGAGGAAAGAAGAATTGTCTGTTTCTGAAAAACAAAAGAGGTCGAAATATCGACCTCTTTAAAATCCATTTCAGGCAAAGCCTCATGAACTAAATTGATCGAGTCCAATCCATTTTGACCGTCGGTCTGCGACCGGGGATCCAGCGCGATTCTGATGTGGTCGCGCTTTCTCTGTTCAAACTGCGAGTTGGACTCGTTCATTGGGGTAACCCCTTCAAACTAGCTTAATGCCTATGGCAAAGCGTGTTTGCAAAGTGCAGAGAATGCTGCTGCATCAGTGATAGCAAGGTTAGCCAAGATTTTTCTGTCAACTTGGATACCAGCTTTGATCAAACCACCGATTAAACGAGAGTACGTAGTACCGTTCAAACGAGCAGCTGCATTGATACGTTGATTCCACAATGTACGGAAATTACGTTTGTTAACTTTACGATCGCGGTAAGCGAAAGCCATACCACGGTCATTTTTCTCTACCGCGTGGATGTACGCGCGAGAACCTGCTGAATAATAACCTTTTGCTCTTTTAAGAACCTTTTTGTGACGAGCACGATTTGTTTTACCACTTTTTACACGAGCCATTTTATACCTCTAAAATTTATACGAGAAAGACAATGTTAATAATTAGAATACCAAGCAACGACGAGCTTGAAGCATGTTTGCATCTTCAACGTATGATGTCTTACCTAGTTGTCTTTTCGTCTTAGAGCTCATGTGTGAGTTCAAGTGACGCATGCGAGTGCTTTTTTTCTTAACTTTACCGCTTGAAAGAACTTTCATGCGTTTTTTAGCGCCAGAATGAGTGCGCATTTTCATAGATCTTACCTTCCACCGATAAGGCGTTCTTCCCGATAGGGAAAACTCTTAACCATTGCCTTAGACAGTCATAAATACGGACTCATGGTTTTAGGCCGATTGATGTCTAAAGGCAAGCTTTTTTAAGGGCTTAGCGGGATTTCAGGGGAATTTGCTGATTCCCAGAAGCGATCAAAAATCTTGCGTGATTTCGGTGATTTACAACACAAGCCCTGAATCTTTCGCGCTTTCTTAGGAAAAAATTGATAGCTTGAATTGCTCAAAAACTAGGCTCACCAACCCTCAGCAAGGAGAGTTCTTATGAAGCAATGCCTTCTGGTTTTAGCCCTCAGCTTTCTTACTTCTTTGGCCTATGCAGAAACCCGCGATTACAAGAAAACGGGTCCAATGACAGCGCAGGTCGTGATTACCACCGACACCAAAGATTCAATCCAAGCTGCAAGTTACATCGATGGCTTAGAAATTAAAAAATTCATCGCAGAGCTTTTAGTCGATCCTGATTCTTCTTTGGCCATCGCCAAAAAAGAACTCGAAATTGAAAATTGTGGCGAAGAAGCTAGTCCCGCGAATAATAATCTCGCGAACTGCGGAAAAGTGATGGCGACGGGTTTCGTGCAAACCTCTTTTGGCAGAGGCGGCTGGATGGAATGCGGAGCTTCCTATACTTTCTTTTTAGGATTTCAATCTACGGGAAGTGGAAGATTTTTTGAGGCAACCCGCATGGTGCAGATTCGCGAAGAAGTCTCTGCCCATGTTGATGAAAATTTAAATTACACCGGCCAACTGACGAAATCTTTAAGCTTAGAGAATATTGAAACCATCAGTGGTCATTTGAATTGATCTGACCTGCAGAGAGTGCAAGACTTCTAGTCATGAAAACAGAAATCTTGCACAATCTGCGCACCTACGACGTTAAGAACTTCCAAATTGAAACTTTACGCATTGATAGCAGCGTCTTAAAAAACAATCCTCTGGGAGATTCTGCAACCCGCTTTAATCCAGTTTTAATTCCAGCAAATTCTGAAGGTCCGTGGCCAGTAATTTTTGTTTTAAGTGGATTCACAGGCAATGCTCCTTTTTATTTTAATTCTAAATTTAATGAAGCCAATGCTGTGCAAGTAATTGATCAGGCTTTTTCACGGGGTGAAGCGCCTGAGGCGGTCTATGTATTTGTTGATGCGCTGACGACCTGGGGTGGGTCGCAATTTATTAACTCCCCTGCTACCGGTAATTACGAAGATTATATCGTGCATGAACTTGTTCCCTTCATTAAGAAAAAATATTCTGTGTCTGATAAAACTTCAGACTGGTGTGTGACTGGTGGATCAAGCGGAGGTTACGGCGCGCTTCACTTGGCTTCAAAGCACCCTAAAATGTTTGGTGTGGTGGCGGCGGTGGCCCCAGATTGTTTTTTTGAAGCAAGTCTTCTGCCGGAAATTTATCAAGCTTTGCCGTTATGGGAAAAGTATAAAGGCAGTTCCATGAAGGCTTTAGATGATTTACGCAATGGAAAACTGACTAAGATGAAGAACTGGCATAATCTTTTGAACGTTTTCGGTATGGCTGCTTGTTATGGCGCCAAGGGTGATAAGGGTGAGTTTGAATTGCCCTTAGATATGCACACGGCCGAAAAAATCCCGAGTCTTTGGGAAAAATGGTTAGAGAAAGATCCACTGCACTTTCTTGAAAAGCGCGTAAAAAACCTTAAGCACTTGCATGGAATTTATATTGATGTCGGAACGAAGGATAATTTTCATTTGCAGTACGGATCACGCCAAATTTCAAAACTTTTGAAAAGTCACAGCATCCCCCACGACTATGTGGAGTTTGACGGCAATCACTTTGATATCGGTGACCGCCGTACTGAAGTTTGGAAATTTCTATCAGCGCACTGGCGCTGATAGAAATAGATCTGGAAAATGGATCTAGAAAATAGATTTTTGAGAAATTAGGATTCGGTAAATTTTAGGCCTAGAATTCCGCCGATGATCATTGCGAGAAAGATAATCTTCATAAGCGACAATGGTTCTTTAAAGACTACCGTACCTATGATCACGGCGCCCACTGCGCCGATACCGGTCCATACTGTATATGAAATGCCGATGGGCAAGACTTTCATCGATAATGAAAGCAGATAGAAACTTATTCCCATTGTTACAATGGTGAAGATTGAAGGACCCAGTTTTGTGAAGCCTTCAGAATATTTTAAGCCTGTTGCCCAGATAAATTCTAAAATCCCTGCGACAACAAGAATGATCCATGCTGTGGTGTTACTCATAGCAATTCCTTTATTGTTTTGGAAAGTCGTTTGGATTTCATATGGGAGACTTTTTATATCCCGGTCCGTGAAGGATTTAGGTCATTATAAAGATCATTGGGACATATGCAAATGAAGAGTGTTTCGTATTAAATTCAGATTTTTGTTTAATGGTGTCTCATCCTGAGATTTCATCAGCAAAATACCGGATTATTTCGGTGCCGGTAATTTAATAAAATGTCGTGAAAATCCGATAAGATGACT
This is a stretch of genomic DNA from Bdellovibrio reynosensis. It encodes these proteins:
- the fni gene encoding type 2 isopentenyl-diphosphate Delta-isomerase is translated as MNESNSQFEQRKRDHIRIALDPRSQTDGQNGLDSINLVHEALPEMDFKEVDISTSFVFQKQTILLSSPIFISSMTAGHEKGREINQALARLSDRHQILMGVGSQRRELEDSNAAEEWMAVRKQAPNAKLIGNIGIAQLIHTPIDKVQRLIESTEAVGLFVHLNPLQEALQPEGDRDFRKGLQAIENLVKTVQIPVIVKEVGCGFSTLTLKRLQDAGVFAVDVSGKGGTHWGRVEGYRSEESDLLYKVAQTFSNWGVSTLQSMLNAKEAQVNYQLWASGGVRNGLEVAKLCALGASQVGIAKPFLEAALAGDEALENLLQKLELELKIAMFCTGSKTLKDLQTKWVMS
- the rplT gene encoding 50S ribosomal protein L20; amino-acid sequence: MARVKSGKTNRARHKKVLKRAKGYYSAGSRAYIHAVEKNDRGMAFAYRDRKVNKRNFRTLWNQRINAAARLNGTTYSRLIGGLIKAGIQVDRKILANLAITDAAAFSALCKHALP
- the rpmI gene encoding 50S ribosomal protein L35 translates to MKMRTHSGAKKRMKVLSSGKVKKKSTRMRHLNSHMSSKTKRQLGKTSYVEDANMLQARRCLVF
- a CDS encoding alpha/beta hydrolase — protein: MKTEILHNLRTYDVKNFQIETLRIDSSVLKNNPLGDSATRFNPVLIPANSEGPWPVIFVLSGFTGNAPFYFNSKFNEANAVQVIDQAFSRGEAPEAVYVFVDALTTWGGSQFINSPATGNYEDYIVHELVPFIKKKYSVSDKTSDWCVTGGSSGGYGALHLASKHPKMFGVVAAVAPDCFFEASLLPEIYQALPLWEKYKGSSMKALDDLRNGKLTKMKNWHNLLNVFGMAACYGAKGDKGEFELPLDMHTAEKIPSLWEKWLEKDPLHFLEKRVKNLKHLHGIYIDVGTKDNFHLQYGSRQISKLLKSHSIPHDYVEFDGNHFDIGDRRTEVWKFLSAHWR
- a CDS encoding DMT family transporter — its product is MSNTTAWIILVVAGILEFIWATGLKYSEGFTKLGPSIFTIVTMGISFYLLSLSMKVLPIGISYTVWTGIGAVGAVIIGTVVFKEPLSLMKIIFLAMIIGGILGLKFTES